The Apteryx mantelli isolate bAptMan1 chromosome Z, bAptMan1.hap1, whole genome shotgun sequence genome has a segment encoding these proteins:
- the UBAP1 gene encoding ubiquitin-associated protein 1 isoform X1: MASKKLGSDSHGPFSYLDDVPFKIGDKFKTPAKVGLPIGFCLPDSPQLVREAQYDFSLEKKTIEWAEDIKKIQAAQTEAEQKAKEVIASSKAASEDSNKMGFSEGPPEAMPPPINPILASLQHNNILTPTPADSSAVKQKLLSPPRPKADFNPADFECEEDPFDKLELKTIDDKEELKNILEIHVGTTGPIVAQLLDSSLPKGGPESVLQDQEVLASIERATLDFKPLHKPNGFITLPQLGNCEKMSLSSKVSLSPITSVSNIKSLSFPKLDSDESDQKSSKLTSTFHSTTCLRNGTFLSSLQTCAQSKASELNGHHMVGLSALSEDSGMETSALSSSSRLPSLAVSTVCTEEESSSQSTVTSVHSDYKETEIPVVTHQNFPVSQVPNNTSCTKRTGGPTPELQQALSASERQCVETVVNMGYSPENVLKAMKKKGQNIDQVLDYLFAHGQLCEKGFDPLLVEAALEMHQCSEEKTTELLQLMSQFKEMGFELKDIKEVLLLHNNDQHNALEDLMARAGAS, translated from the exons GGCCTTTCAGTTACCTTGATGATGTCCCATTTAAGATAGGAGACAAATTCAAAACCCCAGCTAAGGTTGGATTACCCATTGGTTTCTGCTTGCCTGATTCTCCTCAGCTTGTCAGAGAAGCCCAG tATGACTTctcactggaaaagaaaacaattgaGTGGGCTGAAGATATCAAAAAAATTCAAGCTGCCCAGacagaagctgaacaaaaggcaaAAGAAGTGATAGCAAGTTCAAAGGCGGCTTCAGAGGACAGCAATAAAATGGGGTTCTCGGAGGGACCTCCTGAGGCCATGCCGCCTCCTATTAACCCCATCCTTGCTAGTCTGCAGCACAATAATATTCTTACTCCCACGCCAGCCGACAGCAGTGCAGTGAAGCAAAAGCTTCTTAGTCCACCTCGTCCAAAAGCAGATTTCAACCCAGCTGATTTTGAATGTGAAGAAGACCCATTTGATAAACTGGAATTAAAAACTATTGATGATAAGGAGGAATTAAAAAACATTCTTGAAATTCATGTTGGTACTACTGGGCCAATTGTTGCCCAGCTGTTAGATAGTAGTttgcccaaaggagggcccgagTCTGTGTTACAAGATCAAGAAGTTCTGGCATCCATAGAAAGGGCCACGTTGGACTTCAAGCCCCTTCACAAACCCAATGGCTTTATCACTTTACCACAGTTGGGAAACTGTGAAAAGATGTCCTTGTCTTCCAAAGTGTCCCTGTCCCCTATCACTTCAGTGAGCAATATCAAATCCCTTTCCTTTCCTAAACTTGACTCCGATGAGAGTGATCAAAAATCATCAAAGCTCACGAGCACTTTCCACAGCACTACCTGTCTCCGCAATGGCACTTTTCTGAGCTCTTTGCAGACCTGTGCTCAGAGTAAAGCTAGTGAACTGAATGGACACCATATGGTTGGTCTTTCTGCTCTAAGTGAGGACAGTGGCATGGAGACATCAGCATTATCCTCTTCATCCAGGCTGCCTTCCCTGGCTGTGTCGACAGTTTGTACAGAAGAAGAATCATCATCTCAAAGCACAGTGACATCG GTACACTCAGACTACAAGGAAACAGAAATCCCTGTG GTAACACACCAAAATTTTCCAGTGTCTCAAGTGCCCAATAACACCAGCTGCACAAAACGGACAGGTGGCCCCACTCCCGAGCTACAGCAAGCCCTCTCTGCCAGTGAGAGGCAGTGTGTAGAGACAGTCGTCAACATGGGGTACTCGCCTGAGAATGTCCTGAAAGCCATGAAGAAGAAGGGACAGAACATAGACCAG GTTTTGGATTACCTGTTTGCACATGGACAGCTTTGTGAGAAGGGTTTTGATCCGCTTCTTGTTGAAGCAGCTTTGGAAATGCATCAGTGTTCAGAAGAGAAG aCCACAGAACTTCTCCAACTAATGAGTCAGTTTAAAGAAATGGGCTTTGAACTAAAAGACATTAAGGAGGTCTTATTATTGCATAACAATGACCAACACAACGCTTTGGAAGATCTAATGGCCCGTGCAGGAGCCAGCTGA
- the UBAP1 gene encoding ubiquitin-associated protein 1 isoform X2 yields MASKKLGSDSHGPFSYLDDVPFKIGDKFKTPAKVGLPIGFCLPDSPQLVREAQYDFSLEKKTIEWAEDIKKIQAAQTEAEQKAKEVIASSKAASEDSNKMGFSEGPPEAMPPPINPILASLQHNNILTPTPADSSAVKQKLLSPPRPKADFNPADFECEEDPFDKLELKTIDDKEELKNILEIHVGTTGPIVAQLLDSSLPKGGPESVLQDQEVLASIERATLDFKPLHKPNGFITLPQLGNCEKMSLSSKVSLSPITSVSNIKSLSFPKLDSDESDQKSSKLTSTFHSTTCLRNGTFLSSLQTCAQSKASELNGHHMVGLSALSEDSGMETSALSSSSRLPSLAVSTVCTEEESSSQSTVTSVHSDYKETEIPVVLDYLFAHGQLCEKGFDPLLVEAALEMHQCSEEKTTELLQLMSQFKEMGFELKDIKEVLLLHNNDQHNALEDLMARAGAS; encoded by the exons GGCCTTTCAGTTACCTTGATGATGTCCCATTTAAGATAGGAGACAAATTCAAAACCCCAGCTAAGGTTGGATTACCCATTGGTTTCTGCTTGCCTGATTCTCCTCAGCTTGTCAGAGAAGCCCAG tATGACTTctcactggaaaagaaaacaattgaGTGGGCTGAAGATATCAAAAAAATTCAAGCTGCCCAGacagaagctgaacaaaaggcaaAAGAAGTGATAGCAAGTTCAAAGGCGGCTTCAGAGGACAGCAATAAAATGGGGTTCTCGGAGGGACCTCCTGAGGCCATGCCGCCTCCTATTAACCCCATCCTTGCTAGTCTGCAGCACAATAATATTCTTACTCCCACGCCAGCCGACAGCAGTGCAGTGAAGCAAAAGCTTCTTAGTCCACCTCGTCCAAAAGCAGATTTCAACCCAGCTGATTTTGAATGTGAAGAAGACCCATTTGATAAACTGGAATTAAAAACTATTGATGATAAGGAGGAATTAAAAAACATTCTTGAAATTCATGTTGGTACTACTGGGCCAATTGTTGCCCAGCTGTTAGATAGTAGTttgcccaaaggagggcccgagTCTGTGTTACAAGATCAAGAAGTTCTGGCATCCATAGAAAGGGCCACGTTGGACTTCAAGCCCCTTCACAAACCCAATGGCTTTATCACTTTACCACAGTTGGGAAACTGTGAAAAGATGTCCTTGTCTTCCAAAGTGTCCCTGTCCCCTATCACTTCAGTGAGCAATATCAAATCCCTTTCCTTTCCTAAACTTGACTCCGATGAGAGTGATCAAAAATCATCAAAGCTCACGAGCACTTTCCACAGCACTACCTGTCTCCGCAATGGCACTTTTCTGAGCTCTTTGCAGACCTGTGCTCAGAGTAAAGCTAGTGAACTGAATGGACACCATATGGTTGGTCTTTCTGCTCTAAGTGAGGACAGTGGCATGGAGACATCAGCATTATCCTCTTCATCCAGGCTGCCTTCCCTGGCTGTGTCGACAGTTTGTACAGAAGAAGAATCATCATCTCAAAGCACAGTGACATCG GTACACTCAGACTACAAGGAAACAGAAATCCCTGTG GTTTTGGATTACCTGTTTGCACATGGACAGCTTTGTGAGAAGGGTTTTGATCCGCTTCTTGTTGAAGCAGCTTTGGAAATGCATCAGTGTTCAGAAGAGAAG aCCACAGAACTTCTCCAACTAATGAGTCAGTTTAAAGAAATGGGCTTTGAACTAAAAGACATTAAGGAGGTCTTATTATTGCATAACAATGACCAACACAACGCTTTGGAAGATCTAATGGCCCGTGCAGGAGCCAGCTGA